A single region of the Hippoglossus hippoglossus isolate fHipHip1 chromosome 17, fHipHip1.pri, whole genome shotgun sequence genome encodes:
- the klhl20 gene encoding kelch-like protein 20 isoform X1, whose protein sequence is MEAKPMRRVTSARQDATGMDITSRCTLGDPNKLPEGVPQPARMPYVSDKHPRQTLEVINLLRKHRELCDVVLVVGAKKIYAHRVILSACSPYFRAMFTGELAESRQTEVVIRDIDERAMELLIDFAYTSQVTVEEGNVQTLLPAACLLQLAEIQEACCEFLKRQLDPSNCLGIRAFADTHSCRELLRIADKFTQHNFQEVMESEEFMLLPANQLIDIISSDELNVRSEEQVFNAVMAWVKYSIQERRPQLPQVLQHVRLPLLSPKFLVGTVGSDPLIKSDEECRDLVDEAKNYLLLPQERPLMQGPRTRPRKPIRCGEVLFAVGGWCSGDAISSVERYDPQTNEWRMVASMSKRRCGVGVSVLDDLLYAVGGHDGSSYLNSVERYDPKTNQWSSDVAPTSTCRTSVGVAVLGGYLYAVGGQDGVSCLNIVERYDPKENKWTRVASMSTRRLGVAVAVLGGFLYAVGGSDGTSPLNTVERYNPQENRWHTVSPMGTRRKHLGCAVYQDMIYSVGGRDDTTELSSAERYNPRTNQWSPVVAMTSRRSGVGLAVVNGQLMAVGGFDGTTYLKTIEVYDPDANTWRLYGGMNYRRLGGGVGVIKMTHCESHIW, encoded by the exons ATGGAAGCAAAGCCAATGCGCAG GGTCACCAGCGCACGCCAAGACGCCACTGGAATGGACATCACCAGCCGCTGTACTCTGGGGGACCCCAACAAACTGCCTGAAGGGGTCCCCCAGCCTGCACGCATGCCCTACGTCTCAGACAAACACCCGCGGCAGACCCTGGAGGTGATCAACTTGCTGAGGAAACACCGTGAGCTCTGTGacgtggtgctggtggtgggggCCAAGAAGATTTATGCCCATCGTGTTATCCTCTCTGCTTGCAGCCCCTACTTCAG GGCAATGTTTACTGGAGAGCTGGCAGAAAGCAGGCAGACTGAGGTGGTCATCCGTGACATCGATGAGAGGGCTATGGAGCTGCTCATTGACTTTGCCTACACCTCCCAG GTCACTGTAGAGGAGGGGAATGTGCAGACACTGCTCCCTGCTgcctgcctcctccagctggcTGAGATCCAGGAGGCCTGCTGCGAGTTCCTCAAGAGGCAGCTAGATCCTTCCAATTGTTTGGGCATCAGGGCCTTCGCCGACACACACTCCTGCCGCGAGCTGCTCCGCATTGCAGACAAGTTCACCCAGCACAATTTTCAAGAG GTCATGGAAAGCGAAGAGTTCATGCTGCTGCCAGCAAACCAGCTGATTGACATCATTTCCAGCGATGAGCTCAACGTGCGGAGTGAGGAGCAGGTTTTCAATGCTGTGATGGCCTGGGTGAAATACAGCATCCAGGAACGCAGACCGCAGCTGCCCCAG GTCCTGCAACATGTCCGTCTGCCGCTGCTCAGTCCCAAGTTTCTGGTGGGCACCGTGGGTTCAGATCCCCTCATTAAGAGTGACGAGGAGTGCAG AGACCTGGTTGATGAAGCTAAAAattacctgctgctgccacaggagaGACCACTAATGCAGGGACCGAGAACACGGCCGAGGAAACCCATCCGCTGTGGAGAGGTACTTTTTGCAG TTGGTGGCTGGTGCAGCGGAGACGCCATTTCCAGTGTGGAGCGTTACGATCCTCAGACCAACGAGTGGCGAATGGTAGCATCGATGAGTAAGCGGAGATGCGGAGTCGGCGTTAGTGTTCTGGATGACTTGCTGTACGCGGTGGGGGGTCACGATGGCTCGTCGTATCTCAACTCTGTGGAGAG ATATGATCCTAAAACAAACCAGTGGAGCAGTGACGTGGCACCTACAAGTACTTGTCGTACCAGTGTGGGCGTAGCTGTCCTCGGTGGTTATCTGTACGCTGTAGGTGGACAGGATGGTGTTTCCTGTCTCAACATTGTGGAAAG ATATGATCCTAAGGAAAATAAATGGACTCGTGTGGCTTCCATGAGCACCAGGCGACTGGGTGTAGCTGTGGCTGTGCTGGGGGGATTTCTTTATGCTGTGGGAGGGTCGGATGGAACGTCACCATTAAATACAG TGGAGCGTTACAACCCTCAAGAGAACCGCTGGCACACTGTGTCCCCAATGGGGACCAGGAGGAAGCACCTCGGCTGTGCGGTCTACCAGGACATGATTTACTCTGTTGGAGGGAGGGATGACACCACGGAGCTGAGCAGTGCAGAGCGATACAACCCCAGAACCAACCAGTGGTCTCCTGTGGTGGCCATGACCTCAAGACGGAGTGGG GTGGGCTTGGCTGTGGTCAACGGTCAGCTGATGGCAGTAGGAGGCTTTGATGGAACGACGTATCTCAAAACTATAGAAGTGTACGACCCTGACGCCAACACATGGAG GTTGTACGGCGGAATGAACTATCGCCGGCTAGGGGGAGGAGTGGGTGTCATTAAAATGACTCATTGTGAATCCCACATATGGTAA
- the LOC117778742 gene encoding LIM/homeobox protein Lhx8-like isoform X2 has product MFHSSISNSVGSSGPDDIFEEDSYSPSSLSSSSSSSVHAVSSLQGKTLCTSCGQEIVDRYLLKVNSFCWHVRCLSCSVCKTSLGRHVSCYIKDKQVFCKLDYFRKYGTRCARCGRNIHSTDWVRRARGSTFHLACFSCTSCKRQLSTGEECGFLENRVFCRPHYDIMMENIKRAKENEQPKTEDELADKDDSSNMPRPAKRARTSFTVDQLQIMQTQFAKDNNPNAQTLQKLAEMTGLSRRVIQVWFQNCRARQKKHVCPHPASSSMMTSFAPGQLTPPLMDDLQYTTFISPDTPLLTTLTYMDVQTPDPLLLQPIMSHSLTQLPVSHA; this is encoded by the exons ATGTTTCACTCCAGTATCTCCAACAGCGTG GGCTCCTCCGGGCCTGACGATATCTTCGAGGAAGACTCCtactctccttcctccctctcctcgtcctcttcctcctccgtccACGCTGTGTCCTCCCTGCAGGGGAAAACCCTCTGCACCTCCTGCGGCCAGGAGATAGTGGACCGGTACCTGCTCAAG gtGAACAGCTTTTGCTGGCATGTGCGCTGCCTCTCATGCAGTGTGTGTAAAACATCACTGGGGCGACACGTGAGCTGCTACATCAAAGATAAACAGGTTTTCTGCAAACTCGACTACTTCAG GAAGTACGGGACTCGTTGTGCTCGTTGTGGCCGTAACATACACTCTACTGACTGGGTGCGTCGGGCACGAGGCAGCACCTTCCACCTTGCCTGTTTTTCCTGCACCTCTTGCAAACGCCAGCTGTCCACTGGAGAGGAATGTGGATTTCTCGAGAACAGGGTCTTCTGCCGGCCACACTATGATATTATGATGGAGAATATCAAACGTGCTAAAGAAAATG AGCAACCCAAAACAGAGGATGAGTTGGCAGACAAAGATGATTCCAGTAACATGCCAAGACCTGCTAAGAGGGCCAGGACCAGCTTCACTGTTGACCAGTTACAG ATAATGCAAACTCAGTTTGCTAAAGACAACAACCCAAATGCCCAGACTCTCCAGAAACTGGCAGAGATGACTGGTCTCAGCCGCAGAGTTATTCAG GTGTGGTTTCAGAACTGCCGAGCTCGTCAAAAGAAACATGTCTGCCCACATCCTGCTTCCTCATcgatgatgacatcatttgcCCCTGGTCAACTGACACCACCTTTGATGGACGATCTGCAATATACAACATTTATTTCCCCAGACACACCGCTCCTCACTACATTGACTTACATGGATG TCCAAACTCCAGATCCGTTGTTGCTTCAGCCAATTATGTCCCACTCCCTGACACAGCTGCCAGTCAGCCATGCCTGA
- the klhl20 gene encoding kelch-like protein 20 isoform X2: MPYVSDKHPRQTLEVINLLRKHRELCDVVLVVGAKKIYAHRVILSACSPYFRAMFTGELAESRQTEVVIRDIDERAMELLIDFAYTSQVTVEEGNVQTLLPAACLLQLAEIQEACCEFLKRQLDPSNCLGIRAFADTHSCRELLRIADKFTQHNFQEVMESEEFMLLPANQLIDIISSDELNVRSEEQVFNAVMAWVKYSIQERRPQLPQVLQHVRLPLLSPKFLVGTVGSDPLIKSDEECRDLVDEAKNYLLLPQERPLMQGPRTRPRKPIRCGEVLFAVGGWCSGDAISSVERYDPQTNEWRMVASMSKRRCGVGVSVLDDLLYAVGGHDGSSYLNSVERYDPKTNQWSSDVAPTSTCRTSVGVAVLGGYLYAVGGQDGVSCLNIVERYDPKENKWTRVASMSTRRLGVAVAVLGGFLYAVGGSDGTSPLNTVERYNPQENRWHTVSPMGTRRKHLGCAVYQDMIYSVGGRDDTTELSSAERYNPRTNQWSPVVAMTSRRSGVGLAVVNGQLMAVGGFDGTTYLKTIEVYDPDANTWRLYGGMNYRRLGGGVGVIKMTHCESHIW, from the exons ATGCCCTACGTCTCAGACAAACACCCGCGGCAGACCCTGGAGGTGATCAACTTGCTGAGGAAACACCGTGAGCTCTGTGacgtggtgctggtggtgggggCCAAGAAGATTTATGCCCATCGTGTTATCCTCTCTGCTTGCAGCCCCTACTTCAG GGCAATGTTTACTGGAGAGCTGGCAGAAAGCAGGCAGACTGAGGTGGTCATCCGTGACATCGATGAGAGGGCTATGGAGCTGCTCATTGACTTTGCCTACACCTCCCAG GTCACTGTAGAGGAGGGGAATGTGCAGACACTGCTCCCTGCTgcctgcctcctccagctggcTGAGATCCAGGAGGCCTGCTGCGAGTTCCTCAAGAGGCAGCTAGATCCTTCCAATTGTTTGGGCATCAGGGCCTTCGCCGACACACACTCCTGCCGCGAGCTGCTCCGCATTGCAGACAAGTTCACCCAGCACAATTTTCAAGAG GTCATGGAAAGCGAAGAGTTCATGCTGCTGCCAGCAAACCAGCTGATTGACATCATTTCCAGCGATGAGCTCAACGTGCGGAGTGAGGAGCAGGTTTTCAATGCTGTGATGGCCTGGGTGAAATACAGCATCCAGGAACGCAGACCGCAGCTGCCCCAG GTCCTGCAACATGTCCGTCTGCCGCTGCTCAGTCCCAAGTTTCTGGTGGGCACCGTGGGTTCAGATCCCCTCATTAAGAGTGACGAGGAGTGCAG AGACCTGGTTGATGAAGCTAAAAattacctgctgctgccacaggagaGACCACTAATGCAGGGACCGAGAACACGGCCGAGGAAACCCATCCGCTGTGGAGAGGTACTTTTTGCAG TTGGTGGCTGGTGCAGCGGAGACGCCATTTCCAGTGTGGAGCGTTACGATCCTCAGACCAACGAGTGGCGAATGGTAGCATCGATGAGTAAGCGGAGATGCGGAGTCGGCGTTAGTGTTCTGGATGACTTGCTGTACGCGGTGGGGGGTCACGATGGCTCGTCGTATCTCAACTCTGTGGAGAG ATATGATCCTAAAACAAACCAGTGGAGCAGTGACGTGGCACCTACAAGTACTTGTCGTACCAGTGTGGGCGTAGCTGTCCTCGGTGGTTATCTGTACGCTGTAGGTGGACAGGATGGTGTTTCCTGTCTCAACATTGTGGAAAG ATATGATCCTAAGGAAAATAAATGGACTCGTGTGGCTTCCATGAGCACCAGGCGACTGGGTGTAGCTGTGGCTGTGCTGGGGGGATTTCTTTATGCTGTGGGAGGGTCGGATGGAACGTCACCATTAAATACAG TGGAGCGTTACAACCCTCAAGAGAACCGCTGGCACACTGTGTCCCCAATGGGGACCAGGAGGAAGCACCTCGGCTGTGCGGTCTACCAGGACATGATTTACTCTGTTGGAGGGAGGGATGACACCACGGAGCTGAGCAGTGCAGAGCGATACAACCCCAGAACCAACCAGTGGTCTCCTGTGGTGGCCATGACCTCAAGACGGAGTGGG GTGGGCTTGGCTGTGGTCAACGGTCAGCTGATGGCAGTAGGAGGCTTTGATGGAACGACGTATCTCAAAACTATAGAAGTGTACGACCCTGACGCCAACACATGGAG GTTGTACGGCGGAATGAACTATCGCCGGCTAGGGGGAGGAGTGGGTGTCATTAAAATGACTCATTGTGAATCCCACATATGGTAA
- the LOC117778742 gene encoding LIM/homeobox protein Lhx8-like isoform X1 has protein sequence MSGDEGGPEAALTELLRGHGCVDTGSSGPDDIFEEDSYSPSSLSSSSSSSVHAVSSLQGKTLCTSCGQEIVDRYLLKVNSFCWHVRCLSCSVCKTSLGRHVSCYIKDKQVFCKLDYFRKYGTRCARCGRNIHSTDWVRRARGSTFHLACFSCTSCKRQLSTGEECGFLENRVFCRPHYDIMMENIKRAKENEQPKTEDELADKDDSSNMPRPAKRARTSFTVDQLQIMQTQFAKDNNPNAQTLQKLAEMTGLSRRVIQVWFQNCRARQKKHVCPHPASSSMMTSFAPGQLTPPLMDDLQYTTFISPDTPLLTTLTYMDVQTPDPLLLQPIMSHSLTQLPVSHA, from the exons ATGTCGGGGGACGAAGGgggacctgaggctgctctcactgagctgctgcgcGGACACGGCTGTGTCGACACA GGCTCCTCCGGGCCTGACGATATCTTCGAGGAAGACTCCtactctccttcctccctctcctcgtcctcttcctcctccgtccACGCTGTGTCCTCCCTGCAGGGGAAAACCCTCTGCACCTCCTGCGGCCAGGAGATAGTGGACCGGTACCTGCTCAAG gtGAACAGCTTTTGCTGGCATGTGCGCTGCCTCTCATGCAGTGTGTGTAAAACATCACTGGGGCGACACGTGAGCTGCTACATCAAAGATAAACAGGTTTTCTGCAAACTCGACTACTTCAG GAAGTACGGGACTCGTTGTGCTCGTTGTGGCCGTAACATACACTCTACTGACTGGGTGCGTCGGGCACGAGGCAGCACCTTCCACCTTGCCTGTTTTTCCTGCACCTCTTGCAAACGCCAGCTGTCCACTGGAGAGGAATGTGGATTTCTCGAGAACAGGGTCTTCTGCCGGCCACACTATGATATTATGATGGAGAATATCAAACGTGCTAAAGAAAATG AGCAACCCAAAACAGAGGATGAGTTGGCAGACAAAGATGATTCCAGTAACATGCCAAGACCTGCTAAGAGGGCCAGGACCAGCTTCACTGTTGACCAGTTACAG ATAATGCAAACTCAGTTTGCTAAAGACAACAACCCAAATGCCCAGACTCTCCAGAAACTGGCAGAGATGACTGGTCTCAGCCGCAGAGTTATTCAG GTGTGGTTTCAGAACTGCCGAGCTCGTCAAAAGAAACATGTCTGCCCACATCCTGCTTCCTCATcgatgatgacatcatttgcCCCTGGTCAACTGACACCACCTTTGATGGACGATCTGCAATATACAACATTTATTTCCCCAGACACACCGCTCCTCACTACATTGACTTACATGGATG TCCAAACTCCAGATCCGTTGTTGCTTCAGCCAATTATGTCCCACTCCCTGACACAGCTGCCAGTCAGCCATGCCTGA